One genomic region from Bufo bufo chromosome 3, aBufBuf1.1, whole genome shotgun sequence encodes:
- the RAD51C gene encoding DNA repair protein RAD51 homolog 3 isoform X4, whose protein sequence is MQREVGSFPLAPSVRAKLIAAGFSTLQDVADVTAIELARESGISEDSAVKVLQVLRRENQSGTSVTLKHTALELLEQEQAQASIITFCSALDEVLGGGVPLSKVTEICGPPGVGKTQLW, encoded by the exons ATGCAGCGTGAGGTTGGTAGCTTCCCCTTGGCGCCTTCTGTAAGGGCCAAGCTGATCGCTGCTGGCTTCAGTACCCTGCAGGACGTAGCGGACGTGACAGCCATTGAACTCGCTAGAG AATCTGGAATATCTGAAGACAGTGCTGTGAAAGTCTTGCAGGTTTTGAGGAGAGAGAACCAGAGCGGCACATCAGTAACCCTGAAACACACAGCATTGGAGTTACTGGAACAGGAACAAGCCCAGGCCTCCATTATAACCTTCTGCTCAGCATTAGATGAGGTTCTTGGAGGGGGTGTGCCATTGTCCAAGGTCACAGAAATATGTGGGCCGCCTGGTGTGGGAAAAACACAATTATGGTGA